Proteins encoded by one window of Salmo trutta chromosome 17, fSalTru1.1, whole genome shotgun sequence:
- the LOC115152065 gene encoding MOB kinase activator 2, whose protein sequence is MGGCQSHPSAADTQIVPQPSDVNKLGDNNNERVLEERPYLQQQYVSERITHTDMTALTSLPPGLDQAEWLASNTVAFFKHINLFSSALSELCTPTTCPTACGPDNTVYTWTDDQGKKLRCSAPLYFDYTMSYIQDLLTDEDVFPTRAGSVFPAGFVFLVKKVFLLLFRVLAHIYWRHYREALVLGLHPHLNTLFIHLTHFSLQHDLLEAEHTQPLQDLIIALGQHSLT, encoded by the exons ATGGGGGGCTGCCAGAGTCACCCCTCTGCTGCGGATACACAAATAGTACCCCAACCCTCTGACGTCAACAAACT GGGAGATAATAACAATGAGCGGGTGTTGGAGGAGCGTCCCTATCTGCAGCAGCAGTATGTCTCTGAGAGGATCACACACACCGACATGAccgccctcacctccctgccacCCGGACTGGACCAGGCTGAGTGGCTCGCCAGCAaca cgGTAGCTTTCTTTAAGCATATTAACCTGTTCTCCAGTGCCCTTTCTGAGTTATGTACTCCTACCACCTGTCCTACAGCCTGCGGACCAGATAACAC GGTGTATACATGGACAGACGATCAGGGGAAGAAGTTGAGGTGTTCCGCTCCTCTCTACTTTGACTACACCATGTCCTACATCCAAGACCTACTGACAGATGAAGACGTCTTCCCCACCAGAGCAg GATCAGTGTTCCCAGCAGGCTTTGTGTTCTTAGTCAAGAAGGTGTTTCTGCTGTTGTTCCGTGTTCTGGCTCATATCTACTGGAGACACTACAGAGAGGCCCTGGTTCTGGGACTACACCCCCATCTCAACACATTGTTCATACACCTCACACACTTCAGCCTTCAACACGACCTGTTGGAAGCAGAACACACACAACCTCTACAGGACCTGATCATTGCTCTGGGACAGCACAGcctcacctga